A window of Arcobacter acticola genomic DNA:
ACATTATGTATGGGAATGAATCATCCATATTTAGAATACAAAAACCTAAAAGTTAGAAAAATAGATAAAGAAGCAAAAAAAATCTATACAGAAGAACAAGAGATTGTAGAATTTGACTATTTAGTTATGGCAGCAGGAACAAGAACTTTCTTTCCTCCTCAAATTCCAGGACTTAATAATGCTCACGATATTAAAAAACTTCATTGGGCAATGTTTTTTAAACAAAGTTTTGAAAATCAACTTTTCAAAAAAATCCAATTTGAAGCAAAACAATGTGATGACACACATATAGTTGTTGTTGGAGCTGGTTTATCAGGAGTTGAAATTGCTGCTGAAATGGCATATAACTCTAAAATGTTCTTCAAAAGAGGTAACTTTTCTTGCGACAATCTAAAAATTTCACTTGTAAGTAGTTCTGATACTATTCTTCCAGGACTTACTCCACAGTTAATTAGTATGTCACATGAAAGATTAAAATCTTTAGGAATTAATGTAATTACAAATACAAAACTACTAAAGTGTAATGAAGACAACTTGGAGTTATCAAACGGAACAAAAATTCATCACTCATTTATTATCTTTACAGGTGGTATTGAAGCTTCACCAATTACGTCACAATTAGATGTTGATAAAAATGGTAGAGGTCAAATATTAGTAAATGAGTATCTTCAAACAAATAAATATCCAAATATATTTGCTATTGGAGATATTGCCGAAATCAAAAACAAAAAAGGCGAAATAATGCCTCCAAATGTTACAGTTGCACGAATTAGTGGAACATGTGCTGGTAAGAATATTTTAGCAATGATAAAAAATAAAAAAATGACACCTTGTGATCCAAAACTAGAAGGTATCTTAATCGCACTTGGTGGGAAATATGCAGCTGGAAATTTATATGGATTGGTTCATGTAAAAGGAAGAATAGCATACGAAATCAAAAAGTATGTATTTAGTTCATATAGAAAACCACTTTTACAGCTTATAAAAGCGGGTTATAAAAAACTTAAAAAGCTTTAATCTAAAGCTATATTAAAAAAGATTAGTAAATTACTAATCTCTTTTAATTTTTATCAAAATCTCGTTGTCTTTATCTCTATGCGTTATCTCTTTTCCATTTCTTTCAAATAACTCTTTTAAGAAATTATCAGGATAAGTTGAAGATAGATTTTCTTTATTAAATGTTTTTAAATCTTGACATTTAAAAGTGCTTCTACAAACTTTATCTTCATAGATTTTCATATCTAATATTGCCGTTCCTGCTGTAAAAATCTGAACTTGTGTATAATCTTTGAACTTGTAAATAAATCCCTTATCATAAAACTTCATTTGAGGTGTTTTAATTAATATTGTTGCACTTGAAGTATCTTGAGGTTGTATTTCTTTTGTTGCACATCCTACAAATAAAAATGCAAAGATGATAAAAATTGCTAAATTTCTGATGACTAATCCTTTGTTGTGAAAACTTTTACTATAATTATAGCAAATTATATAATTAAAGGTTTTATATTGTTAGTACATATTTGTTGCGCAGTTGATAGTCACTATTTTTTAGAAAGAATACAAGAAGAATTTCCCGAAGAAAAGTTAG
This region includes:
- a CDS encoding NAD(P)/FAD-dependent oxidoreductase, which translates into the protein MEKVVIIGGGYSGIYALQELVKNKNIKITLIDKHTFHNLQPEVYDLIANKSNIADVTIDLTTLCMGMNHPYLEYKNLKVRKIDKEAKKIYTEEQEIVEFDYLVMAAGTRTFFPPQIPGLNNAHDIKKLHWAMFFKQSFENQLFKKIQFEAKQCDDTHIVVVGAGLSGVEIAAEMAYNSKMFFKRGNFSCDNLKISLVSSSDTILPGLTPQLISMSHERLKSLGINVITNTKLLKCNEDNLELSNGTKIHHSFIIFTGGIEASPITSQLDVDKNGRGQILVNEYLQTNKYPNIFAIGDIAEIKNKKGEIMPPNVTVARISGTCAGKNILAMIKNKKMTPCDPKLEGILIALGGKYAAGNLYGLVHVKGRIAYEIKKYVFSSYRKPLLQLIKAGYKKLKKL